One stretch of Fibrobacter sp. UWB15 DNA includes these proteins:
- a CDS encoding FISUMP domain-containing protein codes for MKCVKGLGFLWVAVFAAFFALSACDDSSSASSDETGVSSSSVESSDSSVTLSGASAESNGSSNETKDKSSSSENKSSSSIKETKNSSDSKSSSSVKSGNSSSSNKDVSSSSVRSSSSGNLQSSSSNKDSSSSTKSSSSSVKSSSSFEVDTARLCTPDYPFCDRALSGDSIRSGAYKQFIDERNGRKYYYLTINGKDKNGLPASVTVMAENLNVGEMIDGSKDQSDDSKIERYCYDNDTTNCEEYGGLYQWAEALQLSSECNTKSCAAQIDPDGDGFHQGICPKGWHLLTYDEFYIVVHADGNVNPIVEGVRAMSFGGHNYSGYGLIGSGYRTNEGQFEELKETAYWFYPSEHTTRFTRGGAGCNSKSDTGFYLGYNDKVTGNSIRCARN; via the coding sequence ATGAAGTGTGTCAAAGGTCTTGGTTTCTTGTGGGTGGCGGTGTTCGCGGCATTCTTCGCCCTTTCCGCCTGCGATGACTCTTCGTCGGCTAGTTCCGATGAAACAGGTGTTTCCAGTTCGTCTGTAGAGTCGTCTGATTCGAGTGTCACCCTGAGCGGAGCGTCAGCGGAGTCGAATGGGTCTAGTAACGAAACCAAAGACAAGTCATCGAGTAGTGAGAATAAGTCTAGCAGTTCAATAAAAGAAACGAAGAACTCGTCCGACTCCAAGAGCTCCAGTTCTGTAAAGTCTGGAAATTCTTCTAGTAGTAACAAGGATGTGTCAAGTTCATCTGTTCGTTCGTCTTCAAGCGGGAATCTCCAGTCTTCTTCGAGCAACAAAGACTCCAGCAGCAGCACAAAGTCCAGCAGCAGTTCGGTGAAGTCGAGCTCGTCTTTTGAAGTAGATACGGCTAGGCTTTGTACTCCAGATTATCCCTTTTGCGATCGAGCGCTGAGCGGAGATAGCATTCGCTCTGGTGCGTATAAGCAATTTATAGATGAACGCAACGGACGCAAGTATTACTATTTGACAATCAATGGCAAGGACAAGAATGGGCTGCCTGCTTCGGTGACGGTTATGGCTGAAAATCTGAATGTTGGAGAAATGATTGATGGTTCAAAGGATCAATCGGATGATTCGAAAATTGAGCGTTATTGCTATGATAATGACACCACGAATTGTGAGGAATATGGTGGGCTTTACCAATGGGCGGAAGCGCTGCAGTTGTCGAGCGAATGCAATACCAAGAGTTGTGCCGCCCAGATAGATCCCGACGGTGATGGGTTCCACCAGGGAATTTGCCCGAAAGGCTGGCACTTACTGACGTATGACGAATTCTACATCGTTGTTCATGCCGATGGAAACGTTAATCCCATTGTGGAAGGAGTGCGAGCCATGAGTTTCGGTGGACATAACTACAGCGGGTATGGCCTGATTGGCTCGGGATATCGAACAAATGAAGGACAATTTGAAGAATTAAAAGAAACTGCTTATTGGTTTTATCCTTCAGAGCACACAACTCGTTTTACAAGAGGTGGAGCTGGCTGTAATAGTAAATCGGATACAGGTTTTTATTTGGGATATAATGATAAAGTGACAGGCAATTCCATCCGTTGCGCTCGAAATTAA
- a CDS encoding LEPR-XLL domain-containing protein yields MSKKQQRKSLNKNNYKIEALEPRLMMDFAV; encoded by the coding sequence ATGTCAAAGAAACAACAGAGAAAAAGTCTAAACAAGAACAACTACAAAATCGAGGCGCTTGAGCCTCGTTTGATGATGGATTTTGCGGTATAA
- a CDS encoding ATP-binding protein, protein MEFLDREEESKRLKAELSRKGASFVVVYGRRRLGKSTLLKRVLKENDIYFMADRSEESAQRRFLAMAIAVRYEGFDSVAYPDWESLFRAFNYRCAKGSTLCLDEFPYLVKSCEMLPSTLQKLLDEKSLNFNLVICGSSQQMMFDVALDEKSPLYGRAHEILRLKPIPVSYLPSALKISAKEAVSEYAVWGGVPRYWELRERYRSFMSALRDLALSPLGVLHDEPVHILRDDMRDLVQASTLLGIIGNGANRISEIAARAEKNAATLSAPLKRLVTMQLVDREIPFGENPKNSKHGIYHLSDPFINFYYRFISPYRSLLELGRIDYVEEIVQQHFPEFEGFCWERLCRQAVSGQVVGGEMFNVASRWWGNVGKSERIEIDVVAESMDKKTLLVGECKWTNGENAGHLLAHLNEQVQKLPFAHKYRKIVPVLFLKERPRDKTDGIVFLPEDVLRII, encoded by the coding sequence ATGGAATTCCTAGATCGTGAAGAAGAATCGAAAAGGCTGAAGGCGGAACTCTCCCGGAAGGGGGCGTCTTTTGTCGTTGTCTATGGCCGTCGCAGGTTGGGCAAGTCCACCTTGTTAAAGCGCGTCTTGAAGGAAAACGATATCTATTTTATGGCGGACCGTTCGGAAGAATCCGCCCAGCGCCGTTTCCTGGCCATGGCGATTGCAGTCCGGTATGAGGGTTTCGATTCCGTTGCTTACCCCGACTGGGAGTCGCTTTTTAGGGCTTTCAACTACAGGTGCGCGAAGGGTTCTACGCTCTGCCTGGACGAGTTCCCGTATCTTGTGAAATCCTGCGAGATGTTGCCCTCTACGCTGCAGAAGTTGCTGGACGAAAAGTCCTTGAACTTCAACCTGGTGATTTGCGGCTCGTCGCAACAGATGATGTTCGATGTCGCTCTTGACGAAAAATCGCCTTTGTATGGGCGTGCCCATGAAATTCTCCGGTTGAAGCCTATTCCGGTTTCTTACTTGCCTTCTGCGTTGAAAATTTCGGCAAAGGAGGCAGTTTCTGAATATGCCGTTTGGGGCGGAGTGCCCCGCTATTGGGAACTGCGTGAACGGTATCGGAGTTTCATGTCGGCCCTGAGGGATTTGGCCCTCTCTCCCTTGGGCGTCCTTCACGACGAGCCTGTGCATATTTTGCGCGACGACATGCGCGACCTGGTGCAGGCGTCCACACTTCTAGGAATCATCGGGAACGGCGCGAACCGAATTTCGGAGATTGCAGCGCGTGCCGAAAAGAATGCGGCGACTTTGAGCGCCCCTTTAAAAAGGCTCGTGACCATGCAGCTTGTTGATCGGGAAATCCCTTTCGGTGAAAATCCAAAAAATAGCAAGCACGGCATTTACCACTTGTCCGACCCGTTCATTAATTTCTATTACCGGTTTATTAGCCCGTATCGTTCGCTGTTGGAACTGGGGCGTATTGATTACGTGGAAGAAATCGTCCAACAGCATTTCCCTGAATTTGAAGGTTTTTGCTGGGAACGCCTTTGCCGGCAGGCGGTTAGCGGGCAGGTTGTCGGTGGCGAGATGTTCAATGTGGCTTCCAGGTGGTGGGGCAATGTCGGCAAGTCAGAGCGGATCGAAATCGATGTCGTTGCCGAAAGCATGGACAAGAAAACGCTACTTGTCGGGGAATGCAAATGGACGAATGGCGAAAATGCGGGGCACCTGCTTGCTCATCTGAATGAGCAAGTCCAGAAATTGCCGTTCGCCCACAAGTATAGAAAAATCGTCCCGGTTCTTTTTTTGAAAGAAAGACCTCGCGACAAGACGGATGGAATAGTTTTTTTGCCGGAAGATGTCCTTAGAATTATTTAG
- a CDS encoding LEPR-XLL domain-containing protein, whose translation MNNFNIEPLEPRLLMAAIE comes from the coding sequence ATGAACAATTTCAATATTGAACCCCTTGAACCGCGCCTACTCATGGCTGCCATCGAATAA
- a CDS encoding FISUMP domain-containing protein, whose protein sequence is MSSSEKQSSSSSEKQSSSSSVLPKSSSSVFEVDSSRLCTPGYDYCYRPLGADSLQAGAYKKFKDTRNGREYFYLTINGKDTSGKKASVTVFAENLNIGEMVDGSENQSDNDKIERYCYNNDTTNCVEYGGLYQWAEMMNLPFECNSKSCADSIKPNHQGICPKDWRLMTYNDFYIVVHADGNDAGVKGVRSMGFGGLNYTGYSLIGAGMRLYDDGVSSFIDINEAAYWFFPTEKENKTTWAGVAFTIKSIQNFDNGYGPKIDGYPVRCVKID, encoded by the coding sequence TTGTCTTCAAGCGAAAAGCAAAGCAGTAGTTCCTCCGAGAAACAGTCTAGTTCAAGTTCTGTCTTGCCTAAATCCAGTAGTTCCGTTTTTGAAGTTGACTCTTCCAGATTATGCACGCCTGGGTATGATTATTGTTATCGTCCTTTGGGAGCAGATAGTTTACAGGCGGGAGCGTATAAAAAATTTAAGGATACTCGCAATGGACGAGAGTATTTCTATTTGACAATAAATGGTAAAGATACAAGTGGAAAAAAGGCTTCTGTAACGGTATTTGCGGAAAATCTGAATATAGGTGAAATGGTTGACGGTTCAGAAAACCAATCGGATAACGATAAAATAGAACGTTACTGTTATAACAATGATACGACGAACTGTGTGGAGTATGGTGGGCTTTACCAGTGGGCGGAGATGATGAACCTTCCGTTCGAATGCAATAGTAAGAGCTGTGCCGACTCCATTAAGCCGAATCATCAGGGAATTTGCCCAAAGGACTGGCGTCTTATGACATATAATGACTTTTATATTGTAGTTCACGCAGATGGAAATGATGCGGGTGTGAAAGGTGTTAGATCAATGGGTTTTGGCGGCCTTAACTATACGGGGTATAGTTTGATCGGTGCGGGAATGAGGCTCTATGATGATGGGGTATCATCTTTTATTGATATAAATGAAGCTGCATATTGGTTTTTCCCTACAGAAAAAGAAAATAAGACAACATGGGCAGGTGTGGCTTTCACTATCAAATCAATTCAAAATTTTGATAATGGTTATGGACCGAAGATTGATGGATATCCAGTCCGTTGTGTAAAGATTGACTAA
- a CDS encoding ATP-binding protein translates to MKLIERTEYLDTLKNVRGTPDIKVITGIRRSGKSKLLESFAEWIAKNDKKANIIKINFNLTKFEKLQNYSALEEYAEQAYKPKKTNYLFIDEVQLCNSFEKALNSLHATEKFDIYVTGSNAFLLSSDLATLFTGRTFEIPVFPFSFAEYTKYYKPKKMEDSFESYLKEGGMAGSFLYKTESEKFRYVNEDVFNTLVIRDIVKKYKIRNKVFLEKLIDFLMDNVGNITSIRNVAKTISTTGDKTNHKTIGSYIDYLCKAFAFYKIRRFDIRGKRYLTTEDKYYLSDHSFRYARLGTRNMDYGHVYENMVAMELLRRGYQLYVGVLYKKEIDFVAMKHDEKLYIQVSDNISDKKTFERETAPLLGIKDAYPKMLIARTNHETTQYEGIRIVDVSRWLLGMD, encoded by the coding sequence ATGAAACTGATTGAAAGAACAGAGTATTTGGACACATTGAAAAATGTCAGGGGTACACCCGACATCAAGGTGATAACCGGAATCCGTCGTTCCGGCAAATCAAAATTATTAGAATCCTTTGCAGAATGGATTGCAAAAAATGATAAAAAGGCAAACATCATCAAGATCAACTTCAACTTGACGAAGTTTGAAAAATTACAGAACTATTCCGCACTCGAAGAATATGCAGAACAGGCGTACAAGCCTAAAAAGACAAACTATCTGTTCATCGACGAAGTTCAACTTTGCAACTCGTTCGAAAAGGCTTTGAACAGCCTGCACGCCACGGAAAAATTCGACATCTATGTAACCGGCTCAAATGCATTCCTGCTTAGTAGCGATCTGGCAACGCTCTTTACGGGTAGAACTTTTGAGATACCCGTCTTCCCGTTTTCGTTTGCGGAATACACAAAATACTACAAGCCGAAAAAAATGGAAGACTCGTTCGAATCCTACCTTAAAGAAGGGGGGATGGCGGGTTCCTTCTTATACAAGACTGAAAGCGAAAAGTTCCGTTACGTGAACGAAGATGTTTTCAACACGTTGGTTATCCGCGACATCGTCAAAAAATACAAGATTCGGAACAAGGTCTTTCTTGAAAAACTGATTGACTTTTTGATGGACAATGTCGGCAACATCACCTCCATCCGAAATGTCGCCAAGACAATCAGCACCACAGGCGACAAGACGAACCATAAAACCATAGGTTCTTACATCGATTATTTATGCAAGGCATTCGCCTTCTACAAAATCCGAAGATTCGACATTCGCGGAAAAAGATACTTGACCACGGAAGACAAATACTACTTGAGCGACCATTCGTTCCGCTACGCAAGACTCGGGACCCGCAACATGGACTACGGCCACGTGTACGAAAACATGGTTGCCATGGAATTACTTCGAAGGGGTTACCAACTTTACGTCGGAGTCCTATACAAGAAAGAAATCGACTTTGTAGCAATGAAACATGACGAAAAGCTGTATATCCAGGTATCGGACAACATCTCGGACAAGAAGACTTTTGAAAGGGAAACGGCCCCGCTGCTCGGAATAAAAGACGCATACCCCAAAATGCTCATCGCGAGAACAAACCACGAAACGACCCAGTACGAAGGAATCAGAATCGTCGATGTCTCAAGATGGCTTCTTGGCATGGATTAG
- a CDS encoding FISUMP domain-containing protein: MEFTDDRNGRVYKYLKFDGKKCLNFNDKGKCTDEKDTSIYAMVENLNIGKMVDGAQNQNVDNEIERYCYDNDTLICHYYGGLYQWAEMMGFNDSCNTKSCAHLIQENHQGICPDKWRLLTYEDFYIILNSTGNKHGIEGLRSSFGCGGYNETGFSLVCGGENWEYAYDNFDEGVYWFYPEETDSNLLKASGSYTGLSMTTVRKGSYKKTHGFSVRCVKAE; this comes from the coding sequence TTGGAATTTACTGATGATAGGAATGGTCGGGTGTATAAATATTTAAAGTTTGATGGGAAAAAGTGCCTGAACTTTAATGACAAAGGAAAATGTACGGACGAAAAAGATACTTCCATCTATGCAATGGTAGAAAACTTAAATATTGGGAAAATGGTAGATGGAGCACAGAATCAAAATGTTGATAACGAGATAGAAAGATATTGTTATGATAATGATACGCTGATATGCCACTACTATGGAGGCCTTTATCAGTGGGCGGAGATGATGGGCTTCAATGACAGCTGCAATACCAAGAGTTGTGCTCACTTGATTCAAGAAAATCACCAAGGAATTTGCCCAGACAAATGGCGCCTGTTGACATACGAAGATTTTTATATCATTCTGAATAGCACTGGAAACAAACATGGAATAGAGGGCTTACGGTCGTCGTTTGGTTGTGGTGGATATAATGAAACAGGTTTTAGCCTTGTATGTGGTGGAGAAAATTGGGAATATGCATATGATAATTTTGATGAGGGCGTATATTGGTTTTATCCAGAAGAAACTGATTCGAATTTGCTTAAAGCGAGTGGTTCATATACAGGTCTATCAATGACAACCGTTAGAAAGGGTTCTTATAAAAAAACACATGGTTTTTCGGTTAGATGTGTTAAAGCTGAGTGA
- a CDS encoding fibrobacter succinogenes major paralogous domain-containing protein: WRLLTYDDLVVILNADGNEDGIKGARAQGFGGYNTTGYSLLGAGYRKNDGSFKDINDGTYWMYPLEHETNVTRVRSSYTSIHQTAFAGLGVNDKSYGVSVRCVKSK, from the coding sequence TGGCGTCTGCTCACTTACGACGACCTCGTTGTCATTCTCAATGCTGATGGAAATGAAGATGGAATAAAAGGGGCTCGTGCTCAGGGTTTTGGCGGCTACAACACCACTGGGTATAGCCTTTTGGGTGCGGGGTATAGAAAGAATGATGGATCTTTTAAAGATATAAATGACGGGACCTATTGGATGTATCCCTTAGAACATGAAACTAATGTTACAAGGGTAAGGTCGAGCTATACGTCTATCCATCAAACAGCTTTTGCTGGCTTGGGTGTAAATGATAAGTCATATGGAGTCTCCGTCCGTTGTGTTAAGTCAAAATAA
- a CDS encoding LEPR-XLL domain-containing protein: MKKIKKSVKKSTKNNYRIEALEPRLMMDFAV; this comes from the coding sequence ATGAAAAAAATAAAGAAATCCGTCAAGAAGTCCACCAAGAACAACTACCGTATTGAGGCTCTTGAACCTCGCCTGATGATGGATTTTGCGGTATAA